From Panthera tigris isolate Pti1 chromosome D3, P.tigris_Pti1_mat1.1, whole genome shotgun sequence, one genomic window encodes:
- the LOC122232654 gene encoding LOW QUALITY PROTEIN: L-lactate dehydrogenase A chain-like (The sequence of the model RefSeq protein was modified relative to this genomic sequence to represent the inferred CDS: inserted 2 bases in 1 codon), with protein sequence MATLKDQLIQNLLKEDHTPRNKITVVGVGAVGMACAVSILMKDLAGELALVDVMEDKLKGEMMDLQHGSLFLRTSKTVSGKDYNVTANSKLVIITAGARQQEGESRLNLAQRNVTSFKFIIPNIVKYSPNCKLLVVSNPVDVLTYAAWKISGFPKNRVIGSGCNLDSXRSRYLMGERLGVHPVSCHGGVLGEHEDSSVPVWSGVNVAGVSLKNLHPDSDTDADKEQWKEVHKQVADSAYEVIKLKGYTSWTTGMSGADLAESIMKNLRRVHPISTMIKGLYGTKDDVFLSVPCILGQNGISDAVKVTLTPEEVARLKKSADTLWGIQKEPQF encoded by the exons ATGGCAACTCTCAAGGATCAACTGATTCAGAATCTTCTTAAGGAAGACCATACCCCCCGGAATAAAATTACAGTTGTTGGGGTTGGTGCTGTTGGCATGGCTTGTGCCGTCAGTATCTTAATGAAGGACTTGGCAGGTGAACTTGCTCTTGTTGACGTCATGGAAGACAAACTGAAGGGAGAGATGATGGATCTCCAGCACGGCAGCCTATTCCTCAGAACATCAAAAACTGTCTCTGGCAAAGACTATAATGTGACTGCAAACTCCAAGCTGGTTATTATCACAGCTGGGGCACgtcagcaggagggagagagccgTCTTAATTTGGCCCAGCGTAATGTGACCAGCTTTAAGTTCATCATTCCTAATATTGTAAAATACAGCCCAAACTGCAAGTTGCTTGTTGTTTCCAATCCAGTGGATGTCTTGACCTATGCGGCTTGGAAGATAAGCGGCTTTCCCAAAAACCGTGTTATTGGAAGTGGTTGCAATCTGGATTC CCGGTCCCGTTACCTAATGGGGGAAAGGCTGGGAGTTCACCCGGTAAGCTGCCATGGGGGGGTCCTTGGAGAGCATGAAGACTCCAGTGTGCCTGTATGGAGTGGAGTAAATGTTGCTGGTGTCTCCCTGAAGAATCTGCACCCTGACTCAGACACTGATGCAGATAAGGAACAGTGGAAAGAGGTTCACAAACAGGTGGCTGACAGTGCCTATGAGGTGATCAAACTGAAAGGCTATACTTCCTGGACCACTGGAATGTCTGGGGCAGATTTGGCAGAAAGTATAATGAAGAATCTTAGGCGGGTGCATCCGATTTCCACCATGATTAAGGGTCTCTATGGAACAAAAGATGATGTCTTCCTTAGTGTTCCTTGCATCTTGGGACAGAATGGAATCTCAGACGCTGTGAAGGTGACCCTGACTCCTGAGGAAGTGGCCCGTTTGAAGAAGAGTGCAGATACACTCTGGGGGATCCAAAAAGAGCCGCAGTTTTAG